The Oscillatoria salina IIICB1 genome window below encodes:
- a CDS encoding SGNH/GDSL hydrolase family protein, translated as MKSYRRYIIILLLVIILNLSLISLFNIFIDPYDVMSSPKILGINQVKLEKEKQVRLFKARAITTIKTPMIFLGSSRTEFGLDPNHPALKADRPVYNLAITGANMYEVMRYFQHAIAVQPELKKIVLGIDFFMFNAWKTNAPDFQENRLQKTKIINQDLLNVTLSLDALTASLATLESNQKNPHAVGYFYPNGMRNTNYYIKKIYKSKSTQKIFQVTLQDFLSRPENFQKEQLSAKSLKNLKRIVDTCKQKQISLYIFISPSHVTRWEAIKVAETWSEWEEWKRQVVEITPVWDFSGYNSITTEPINEEMKYYFDNSHYTKEAGDLILNKLFDYQKEKVPTDFGVFLSANNLEEHLHKIRIDRQKWAQAHPLTVQFVQNLKPN; from the coding sequence ATGAAAAGTTATCGCCGCTATATAATAATTTTACTTTTGGTAATTATTTTAAATTTATCATTAATTAGCTTATTTAATATTTTTATTGACCCTTATGATGTAATGTCAAGCCCAAAAATTCTCGGAATTAACCAAGTAAAACTAGAAAAAGAAAAACAAGTTAGATTATTTAAAGCTAGGGCAATTACGACAATTAAGACTCCGATGATTTTTTTAGGTTCTTCCCGAACTGAGTTTGGTTTAGATCCTAATCATCCTGCTTTAAAAGCCGATCGACCTGTTTATAACTTGGCAATTACTGGGGCAAATATGTATGAAGTAATGCGCTACTTTCAACACGCGATCGCCGTTCAGCCTGAACTAAAAAAGATTGTTCTTGGGATCGATTTTTTTATGTTTAATGCTTGGAAAACTAATGCCCCTGATTTTCAGGAAAATCGTTTACAGAAAACTAAAATAATCAATCAAGATTTATTAAATGTTACTCTTTCTTTAGATGCCCTTACTGCTAGTCTCGCTACCTTAGAATCTAATCAAAAAAATCCCCATGCTGTTGGCTATTTTTATCCCAACGGAATGAGAAATACAAATTACTATATCAAAAAAATCTATAAAAGTAAGTCTACTCAAAAAATTTTTCAAGTAACTCTTCAAGATTTTTTGAGTAGACCAGAAAATTTCCAAAAAGAACAACTTTCTGCAAAGAGTTTAAAAAATTTAAAGAGAATTGTCGATACTTGTAAACAAAAACAAATCAGTTTATATATTTTTATCTCCCCTTCCCATGTTACCCGTTGGGAGGCAATTAAAGTAGCGGAAACGTGGTCTGAATGGGAAGAATGGAAAAGACAAGTAGTAGAAATTACACCAGTTTGGGATTTTTCTGGTTACAATAGTATTACAACTGAACCTATTAATGAAGAAATGAAATATTACTTCGACAATTCTCACTATACAAAAGAAGCAGGAGACTTAATTCTTAATAAACTATTTGATTATCAAAAAGAAAAAGTTCCGACTGACTTTGGTGTATTTCTTTCTGCAAACAATCTAGAAGAACATTTACACAAAATTCGTATTGACCGCCAAAAATGGGCGCAAGCACATCCTCTCACCGTGCAATTTGTGCAAAATTTAAAGCCAAACTAA
- a CDS encoding MBOAT family O-acyltransferase, giving the protein MLFNSFAFIFGFLPVTAIVFFTLTRFRLIKPAIAWLTVASLFFYSYWNISYLPLLLISLSFNYFIGRKIERTESKSQLAQILLWLGIIFNLGLLGYYKYARFFAINFSQFFWQKFAIPEIILPLAISFYTFTQIAYLVDAYRGKTKDYQYNLLTYSLFVCFFPQLIAGPILRYDELLPQFRQLSNFNFDAKNVAMGLTLFILGLSKKVAIADNLSPWVAPIFNHANDLTILEAWIGALSYTFQLYFDFSGYSDMAIGLGWMFNISLPVNFNSPYKAISIIDFWRRWHITLSNFLRDYLYIPLGGNRQGRLRQYVNLMITMLLGGLWHGAGWTFVIWGGLHGLYLVINHLWRRLSIQLPQTIGWLITFIAVVASWVLFRAQSLQDSQAILTTMFGLNTIVLPEAYKSFLGWLSTLGVQFRGWQELTYIPSLGAHKTIIILIGLVLCVTLLPNTQQIIEQFKPTWRWSILMGCIATFCLLSLNRVSEFLYFQF; this is encoded by the coding sequence GTGTTATTTAATTCTTTTGCTTTTATTTTTGGCTTTTTACCAGTTACTGCAATCGTCTTTTTTACACTGACAAGATTTCGTCTCATTAAGCCAGCGATCGCGTGGCTAACAGTCGCTTCTTTATTTTTTTACTCTTACTGGAATATTTCCTATCTGCCTCTACTACTAATTTCTCTTAGTTTTAACTATTTTATCGGCAGGAAAATTGAACGTACTGAATCCAAAAGCCAACTTGCGCAAATTCTTCTTTGGCTGGGAATTATTTTCAACTTAGGGCTTTTGGGATATTACAAATATGCTCGGTTTTTCGCGATTAATTTCAGTCAGTTTTTCTGGCAAAAATTTGCAATTCCAGAAATAATTTTACCCCTAGCTATCTCATTTTACACTTTCACGCAAATTGCTTATTTAGTAGATGCTTATCGGGGGAAAACGAAAGATTATCAATACAACTTGCTTACCTACAGTCTCTTTGTTTGTTTCTTTCCTCAGTTAATTGCTGGTCCAATTTTACGCTACGATGAACTTTTACCCCAGTTTCGGCAGTTAAGTAATTTTAACTTCGATGCCAAAAATGTGGCGATGGGATTAACTTTGTTTATTTTAGGTTTGTCGAAAAAAGTAGCGATCGCCGATAATCTATCTCCTTGGGTTGCCCCTATTTTTAACCATGCTAACGATCTGACTATTTTAGAAGCTTGGATTGGGGCATTAAGTTATACTTTCCAACTTTATTTTGATTTTTCCGGTTACTCAGATATGGCGATCGGTTTAGGCTGGATGTTTAATATTTCCTTACCAGTTAACTTTAATTCTCCCTATAAAGCTATTTCTATAATTGACTTTTGGCGACGCTGGCACATCACTCTTTCTAACTTTCTTCGAGATTATCTTTACATTCCTCTTGGGGGTAACCGCCAAGGTCGCTTACGGCAGTATGTTAATTTAATGATTACCATGCTTTTAGGAGGACTTTGGCACGGCGCAGGTTGGACTTTTGTAATTTGGGGTGGTTTACACGGATTATATTTGGTTATCAATCACCTCTGGCGGCGGTTAAGTATTCAATTGCCACAAACGATCGGATGGTTAATAACTTTTATTGCTGTTGTTGCTAGTTGGGTATTATTTCGCGCTCAAAGTTTGCAGGATTCACAAGCAATTTTAACAACAATGTTTGGTCTAAACACTATTGTTTTGCCAGAAGCATATAAAAGCTTTTTAGGTTGGTTATCTACTCTAGGAGTACAGTTTCGCGGTTGGCAAGAACTAACTTATATCCCAAGTTTAGGCGCACACAAAACTATAATCATATTAATTGGATTAGTGCTATGCGTAACTTTGTTACCAAATACGCAACAAATTATCGAGCAGTTTAAACCAACTTGGCGGTGGTCAATATTAATGGGTTGCATAGCAACATTTTGTCTACTTTCTCTTAACCGAGTTTCTGAATTTCTTTACTTTCAGTTTTGA
- the hpsE gene encoding hormogonium polysaccharide biosynthesis glycosyltransferase HpsE yields the protein MIDFSVVIPTYNGEKRLPEVLEKLQQQTNTENISWEIIVINNNSNDRTSQIVKDYQSNWNYQFPLRSYFEAKQGLTFARQRAIKEANSNLIGFLDDDNLPDKNWVAAAHSFGIKYPQAGAYSGKILGKFEIEPPKDIEKISRCLAIGEHGSQPHKFDPDNLKLPPGAGLVIRKQAWSESIPTQLMLIGRVGKVAVAGEDYEALLHLHKLGWEIWYNPEMQIEHKVPRSRLEKTYLIPLARSCGLPICYLRTINAKNWQKPLILVRTLLGNLRRLIKHWLKYRNQLDSDLVAAFELEFFWGSMMSPFYYLKKIISHQISS from the coding sequence ATGATTGACTTTTCAGTAGTTATCCCCACTTACAACGGCGAAAAACGCTTACCAGAAGTATTAGAAAAACTCCAGCAACAAACTAATACCGAAAATATTTCCTGGGAAATAATTGTAATCAACAATAATAGTAATGACCGCACATCCCAAATAGTAAAAGACTATCAAAGCAACTGGAATTATCAATTTCCACTACGATCTTATTTTGAAGCTAAACAGGGATTAACCTTCGCCCGACAAAGAGCAATCAAGGAAGCAAATAGCAATTTGATCGGCTTTCTAGATGACGATAACCTACCCGATAAAAATTGGGTAGCGGCTGCACATTCATTTGGGATAAAATACCCACAAGCAGGAGCATATAGCGGAAAAATCTTAGGTAAATTTGAAATTGAACCGCCAAAAGATATCGAAAAAATTAGTCGTTGTCTCGCTATTGGCGAACATGGTTCGCAACCCCATAAATTCGACCCAGACAACTTAAAACTTCCTCCAGGAGCAGGATTAGTTATTCGGAAACAAGCTTGGTCTGAGTCAATTCCCACTCAGTTAATGTTAATTGGTAGAGTTGGGAAAGTAGCAGTAGCAGGTGAAGACTATGAAGCTTTGCTCCACCTACACAAACTAGGATGGGAAATTTGGTACAACCCAGAAATGCAAATTGAGCATAAAGTACCGCGTAGTAGGTTAGAAAAAACTTATTTAATACCTTTAGCACGTAGCTGTGGCTTACCAATTTGCTACCTACGCACGATCAATGCCAAAAACTGGCAAAAACCGCTAATTTTAGTGAGGACTTTGTTAGGAAACTTACGTCGCCTGATTAAGCATTGGTTAAAGTACCGCAATCAACTAGACAGCGATCTAGTTGCTGCTTTTGAACTAGAATTTTTTTGGGGTAGTATGATGAGTCCTTTTTATTATTTGAAAAAAATAATTTCTCATCAAATTTCTAGCTGA
- a CDS encoding sulfotransferase family protein, translating to MTMPNFLVLGAPKAGTTALYHYLNQHPEIYMSPVKEPNFFAFEGKQPDFCGPRDNLAWTNTSSIVNLEAYQALFDGRKNEKAIGEASTLYLYIPETPERIHRYIPDAKLIAILRHPVDRAFSNYLHLRRDRREWIADFELAINEENKRISQHWSPAWYYLNIGLYTPQIKRYLAFFPRSQLKIYLYEDWKESPQKFLQDLFTFLEVDCRFVPDMSAKHNQTNVVWKNIALYDLLTTNNPIKNFFKFLMPRKIRQPMAAKIYRKNMEKPPQLSPQLRQKLIPLFEQDICQLQEIIDRDLSHWLE from the coding sequence ATGACCATGCCCAACTTTTTAGTTTTAGGTGCGCCCAAGGCGGGAACTACTGCACTTTATCACTATCTTAATCAACATCCTGAAATCTACATGAGTCCTGTCAAAGAACCAAATTTCTTTGCTTTTGAAGGTAAGCAACCCGATTTTTGTGGACCTAGGGATAATTTAGCTTGGACGAATACTTCCTCTATTGTTAATTTAGAAGCTTACCAAGCACTTTTCGACGGGAGAAAAAATGAAAAAGCAATTGGTGAAGCTTCTACTCTTTATTTATACATTCCCGAAACACCTGAGCGTATTCACCGCTATATTCCCGATGCGAAATTAATTGCTATCCTCCGTCATCCAGTAGACAGAGCATTTTCTAACTACTTACATTTACGTCGAGATCGTCGCGAGTGGATCGCTGATTTTGAGCTAGCCATTAACGAGGAAAACAAGCGCATTTCCCAGCATTGGTCTCCAGCTTGGTACTATTTGAATATTGGTTTATATACTCCTCAAATTAAGCGCTATTTGGCTTTTTTTCCGCGCAGTCAACTAAAAATTTATCTTTACGAAGACTGGAAAGAATCTCCTCAAAAATTTCTCCAAGACTTATTTACTTTTCTCGAAGTAGATTGTCGCTTCGTTCCAGATATGTCGGCAAAACACAATCAAACTAATGTAGTCTGGAAAAATATTGCTTTATATGATTTATTAACTACTAACAATCCAATTAAAAACTTTTTCAAATTTTTGATGCCTCGGAAAATTCGCCAACCAATGGCGGCGAAAATATATAGAAAAAATATGGAAAAACCCCCACAGCTATCACCACAATTACGGCAGAAATTAATTCCTTTATTTGAGCAAGATATTTGTCAACTCCAAGAAATAATTGATAGGGATCTCTCACACTGGCTGGAGTAA
- a CDS encoding methyltransferase domain-containing protein has protein sequence MMAEEYLTRERLSSYYNQVRIIKSLGKQVENILEIGIYNSLFTEMLKINNYKITTADVNPELKPDLIVDLETDFSLPQDKFEVIVLFQVLEHIPYQKFESTLKKLAEATKKYLVISLPYQTTFLSMRFKFNTPGRARYLLLQVPNFWSSTPLCEQHYWEIGIKEYPLKRIVKSIKNVGLIIKREYQDPNNPYHYFFVLEKET, from the coding sequence ATGATGGCAGAAGAATATCTCACACGAGAAAGACTATCGAGCTATTATAACCAAGTGCGGATAATTAAATCTTTGGGGAAGCAAGTAGAGAATATTTTGGAAATAGGAATTTATAACTCTCTATTTACCGAAATGCTCAAAATAAACAATTACAAAATAACGACAGCAGATGTTAATCCCGAACTTAAACCAGATTTAATTGTAGACTTAGAAACAGATTTTTCTCTTCCTCAAGACAAGTTTGAGGTAATTGTTTTGTTTCAGGTACTCGAACATATTCCTTACCAAAAATTTGAATCTACTCTTAAAAAATTAGCAGAAGCTACGAAAAAGTATTTAGTTATTTCTCTTCCTTATCAAACAACTTTTTTATCGATGCGATTTAAGTTTAATACACCGGGAAGAGCAAGGTATTTGTTGCTTCAAGTTCCTAATTTTTGGAGTTCTACACCTCTTTGCGAGCAACATTACTGGGAAATTGGCATCAAAGAATATCCTCTTAAGCGGATAGTCAAATCGATTAAAAATGTGGGCTTAATAATCAAAAGAGAGTATCAAGACCCTAACAATCCTTACCACTATTTTTTTGTTTTAGAAAAAGAGACTTAA
- a CDS encoding glycosyltransferase codes for MTLISVIIPAYNAQKTIKETIESVLKQTFPDFELIIINDGSQDSTLEIIQEIKDPRIRVFSYQNSRQAVSRNRGISRATGEYIAFLDADDLWTPDKLEKQLTALQTNPEAAVAYSWTNWIDESSQFLRRGSYLSFNGYVYPQLLQINFLENGSNPLIRREALETVGGFEPSLTPAEDLDLYLRLAARYSFVAVQSPQILYRVSSDSMSANLDNLESACLRVFARAYTDAPESLLPLKSYSLGNLYKYLTFKALAGTPKSKDSFAAAQYFWQAVKNDPQLLKARVSLKLLLQIATILILPAQEAQNLLRKSKLNNLNPLLGYIKLKND; via the coding sequence ATGACACTTATCTCAGTAATTATTCCTGCTTACAATGCTCAAAAAACTATTAAGGAGACAATAGAATCAGTTTTAAAACAAACTTTTCCTGACTTTGAACTAATTATTATTAATGACGGTTCTCAAGACTCAACCTTAGAAATTATCCAAGAAATAAAAGACCCGCGTATTCGAGTCTTTTCTTATCAAAATAGTCGTCAAGCTGTTAGTCGTAATCGAGGAATATCTCGCGCTACCGGAGAATACATTGCTTTTTTAGATGCCGATGACCTCTGGACTCCTGATAAATTAGAGAAACAACTAACCGCATTGCAAACTAATCCTGAAGCTGCCGTTGCTTATAGTTGGACTAATTGGATTGATGAATCAAGTCAATTTTTGCGTCGAGGCAGTTATCTTAGTTTTAATGGTTATGTTTATCCCCAACTTTTACAAATAAATTTTTTAGAAAATGGTTCTAATCCTTTAATTCGTCGAGAAGCTTTAGAAACAGTAGGTGGATTTGAGCCGTCACTCACACCCGCAGAAGATTTAGATTTATATTTACGTTTAGCTGCTCGTTACTCGTTTGTTGCCGTGCAATCACCTCAAATTTTATATCGAGTTTCTAGTGATTCTATGTCTGCTAATCTCGATAATTTAGAATCAGCTTGTTTGCGAGTATTTGCCAGAGCTTATACTGATGCTCCTGAATCTTTATTGCCTTTAAAAAGTTATAGTTTGGGCAACTTGTATAAGTATCTAACTTTTAAAGCTTTGGCAGGAACTCCAAAATCAAAAGACAGTTTTGCTGCTGCTCAATATTTTTGGCAAGCGGTAAAAAATGACCCACAGTTATTGAAAGCACGAGTGAGTCTAAAACTGTTATTACAAATTGCAACAATCTTAATTCTTCCTGCTCAGGAAGCCCAAAACTTATTAAGAAAATCAAAGTTAAATAATCTGAATCCTTTACTAGGATACATTAAATTAAAAAACGATTAA
- a CDS encoding glycosyltransferase has protein sequence MPLISVIIPVYNGEKTIQETIESVLQQTFTDWELIIIDDGSQDSTLEILESIRDDRIKVFSYPNTGLAASRNRGISHAIGKFLSFLDADDLWTPDKLEKQLATLQANSNAAVAYSWTDYIDEESKFLYAGSHITANGNVYEKLLINNFLENGSNPLIRRKALREVGEFDTSINRVADWDLYLRLAARYDFVTVPFPQVLYRVSSNSLSSNIASMEEQCLQVIEKNFRQVPTSLQYLKKHSLAYLYEYLTMRSLEGRQTREKSLVAGRCLVYTIGYNPSILKRRSRLMSVVLLKILVGVLLPTKQAQWLLGLLKRN, from the coding sequence ATGCCACTTATTTCAGTTATTATTCCTGTTTATAATGGAGAAAAAACAATTCAAGAAACAATTGAAAGTGTGTTGCAACAAACTTTTACCGATTGGGAGTTAATTATTATTGATGATGGTTCCCAAGATTCTACACTGGAAATTTTAGAAAGCATTCGCGACGACCGAATTAAAGTTTTTTCTTACCCAAATACTGGTTTAGCTGCTAGTCGTAACCGAGGTATTTCTCATGCAATTGGAAAATTTCTTAGTTTTTTAGATGCAGATGACCTTTGGACTCCTGATAAATTAGAGAAACAACTAGCCACACTACAAGCTAACTCTAATGCTGCTGTTGCATATAGCTGGACTGACTATATTGATGAAGAAAGTAAATTTTTATATGCAGGTTCTCACATTACAGCAAATGGAAATGTTTATGAAAAACTTTTAATTAATAATTTTTTAGAAAATGGTTCTAATCCTTTAATTCGGCGAAAAGCATTGAGAGAAGTGGGAGAATTTGATACCTCAATTAACAGGGTAGCAGATTGGGATTTGTATCTGCGGCTAGCTGCGCGCTATGATTTTGTGACCGTACCTTTTCCCCAAGTTTTGTATAGAGTTAGTAGTAATTCTCTGTCTTCAAATATTGCTAGCATGGAGGAACAATGCTTGCAAGTTATAGAAAAAAATTTTCGTCAAGTACCTACATCCTTACAGTACCTGAAAAAACACAGTCTTGCTTATCTCTACGAGTATTTGACTATGAGAAGTTTAGAGGGAAGACAAACAAGAGAAAAAAGCTTGGTAGCTGGTCGGTGTTTAGTTTATACTATAGGCTATAATCCTTCGATCCTTAAGCGGCGATCGCGCCTGATGTCAGTAGTGCTACTAAAAATATTAGTTGGAGTATTACTACCTACTAAACAAGCTCAATGGTTACTAGGTTTACTAAAAAGAAATTAG
- a CDS encoding sialate O-acetylesterase, which yields MDSQQIILSVSVIIYSILASFITGAEAASLKSLKLFVLAGQSNMVGYRSNLTELPDELREPQSGVWWYNQSNDWEILAAPTEPLPSTNWLPNGVGFGPEISLGRELQAIIGEPVALVKYAANGTKLATDWNPDNPEPNSLYNSMLARVESAIAVLPPPYLTVEIAGFFWMQGEGDATEKTFADNYQANLTNFIAQVRNDFNNPNLPFVIGQISNLPPRFPYTSQVQAAQFQVSKTVPYTGIVETTTLSQHSDEVHFDSQGLIDLGYLFAEEWSSIPEPAKNVPLIIAALIVPCLSNKKINK from the coding sequence TTGGATTCTCAGCAAATTATACTCAGTGTTAGTGTAATCATTTACAGCATTTTAGCTTCTTTTATTACAGGAGCAGAGGCGGCTTCCTTAAAATCCTTAAAACTTTTTGTCCTTGCCGGACAGTCTAACATGGTGGGATATCGTTCAAATCTTACCGAGTTGCCTGACGAACTAAGAGAGCCGCAGTCAGGAGTTTGGTGGTATAATCAGAGCAATGATTGGGAAATATTAGCAGCACCCACAGAGCCGCTACCAAGTACAAATTGGCTTCCTAATGGAGTCGGTTTTGGACCGGAGATTTCTCTGGGACGAGAGTTGCAAGCAATTATCGGAGAACCTGTGGCTTTAGTTAAGTACGCAGCTAATGGTACTAAGCTTGCTACTGATTGGAACCCAGACAATCCAGAGCCAAATTCGCTCTACAATAGTATGCTAGCTCGTGTGGAAAGCGCGATCGCTGTCTTACCCCCGCCTTATTTAACTGTAGAAATCGCTGGTTTTTTTTGGATGCAAGGGGAAGGAGATGCTACTGAAAAAACTTTTGCCGATAACTATCAAGCTAATCTTACTAACTTTATTGCCCAAGTCCGCAACGACTTTAATAACCCCAATTTACCTTTTGTTATCGGTCAAATCTCTAATCTGCCTCCAAGATTTCCTTATACCAGCCAGGTACAAGCTGCCCAATTTCAGGTTAGTAAAACTGTTCCTTACACAGGTATAGTTGAGACAACTACTCTTTCCCAACATTCTGACGAAGTTCATTTCGATTCCCAAGGATTGATTGATTTGGGTTATCTTTTTGCTGAGGAATGGTCTAGCATTCCCGAACCAGCAAAGAACGTTCCTTTAATTATTGCTGCATTAATTGTCCCTTGCTTATCTAACAAGAAAATCAACAAATAA
- the hpsE gene encoding hormogonium polysaccharide biosynthesis glycosyltransferase HpsE, producing the protein MSKILIDLTVAIPTYNGAKRLPLVLEKLHEQVDTENIAWEIIIVDNNSTDETARIVRDYQANWQKPFPLKYCLETEQGAAFARKKAVKEAQGNLIGFLDDDTLPAPNWVAAAYKFAREHPQAGAYGSQVHGDYEVEPPANFDRIASFFAITERGDKPHLYEPSLKMLPPSAGLVVRKQAWCENVPEQPFLSGRSGKSILNSEDLEVVMYIQNAGWEVWYNSEMEIYHQIKRDRLTREYLLYLMRSTGLARHHIRMLRLKPWQRPLFFPLGLAKDLQKAIAYFLKNRNLLEKDVVAACEMEFLRSSVISPFYLWRISLKI; encoded by the coding sequence ATGAGTAAGATATTGATTGACTTAACAGTAGCAATTCCCACCTACAACGGCGCCAAACGTTTACCACTGGTACTGGAAAAATTACACGAACAAGTCGATACGGAAAATATTGCTTGGGAAATTATTATTGTTGATAACAATAGTACCGACGAAACTGCTCGAATAGTTCGAGATTATCAAGCTAACTGGCAAAAACCTTTTCCTTTAAAATATTGTCTAGAAACCGAGCAAGGTGCAGCTTTTGCGCGGAAAAAGGCAGTTAAAGAAGCTCAGGGGAATTTAATTGGTTTTCTTGACGACGATACCTTACCTGCGCCAAACTGGGTAGCAGCAGCTTATAAATTTGCTCGAGAACATCCTCAAGCAGGTGCTTATGGCAGTCAAGTTCACGGAGATTACGAAGTCGAACCTCCTGCTAACTTCGATCGCATCGCTAGTTTTTTTGCCATTACCGAAAGAGGTGACAAACCACACTTATACGAACCTAGTTTGAAAATGTTACCACCATCCGCAGGTTTGGTAGTTCGCAAGCAAGCTTGGTGCGAAAATGTTCCCGAACAACCGTTTTTAAGCGGACGTAGCGGTAAATCTATCCTCAATAGTGAAGATTTAGAGGTAGTGATGTATATTCAAAATGCCGGGTGGGAAGTGTGGTATAACTCCGAAATGGAAATTTATCATCAAATTAAGCGCGATCGCCTAACTCGCGAATACCTCCTCTACCTCATGCGAAGTACAGGTTTAGCCAGACACCACATTCGGATGCTACGTCTCAAACCCTGGCAACGTCCCTTGTTTTTCCCCCTCGGTTTAGCCAAAGACTTACAAAAAGCAATAGCATATTTTCTTAAAAATCGCAACCTCCTTGAGAAAGATGTAGTCGCCGCCTGCGAAATGGAATTCTTACGCAGCAGCGTAATTAGTCCATTTTATTTATGGAGGATCTCGCTAAAAATATGA
- a CDS encoding glycosyltransferase: MPIISVIVPAFNAEKTIQETINSVINQTFSNFELIIINDGSQDSTLEILESIKDPRIKIFSYPNAGAAVSRNRGFAKAVGEYIAFLDADDLWTPDKLEAQLSALQATPEAAVAYSWSDCIDETSKFLRPGGHISINGNAYAKLLMVDILENGSNPLIHRQAFIEVGGFDESLQAGQDWDLYLRLAAKYHFVTVPRSQILYRISANSMSADVWRLETASLQLISRAYSKAPSSLQKLKKYSLGNIYKYLTVKAIEGNPERKKGIAAIRFLGQTVKNDPLLLKHRIIWKVFLRALAIAVLPDRQAKVLLKNIQQLSGTSALLAYMKINT; this comes from the coding sequence ATGCCCATCATCTCAGTAATTGTTCCTGCCTTTAATGCCGAAAAAACTATTCAAGAAACTATTAACTCAGTTATCAATCAAACATTCTCCAACTTTGAGTTAATAATTATCAATGACGGCTCCCAAGACTCAACTTTAGAGATACTTGAAAGCATCAAAGACCCCCGCATTAAAATATTTTCTTACCCCAACGCTGGCGCTGCTGTAAGTCGTAACCGAGGATTTGCCAAAGCTGTCGGCGAATACATTGCCTTTTTAGATGCCGATGACCTTTGGACTCCCGATAAACTAGAAGCTCAACTTTCCGCATTACAAGCCACACCAGAAGCCGCCGTTGCCTATAGTTGGAGTGACTGTATTGACGAAACAAGTAAATTTCTGCGTCCAGGCGGTCACATTAGCATTAATGGTAATGCTTATGCAAAACTACTAATGGTAGATATTTTAGAAAATGGCTCCAATCCTCTAATTCATCGACAAGCTTTCATCGAAGTCGGTGGTTTTGACGAATCACTTCAAGCTGGACAAGATTGGGATTTATATTTAAGATTAGCTGCTAAATATCATTTTGTTACCGTACCTCGTTCTCAAATCCTCTATCGAATCTCTGCTAATTCAATGTCTGCTGACGTCTGGAGATTGGAAACAGCAAGCTTACAACTAATTTCGCGAGCCTACAGTAAAGCTCCTAGCTCTCTACAAAAGTTGAAAAAGTATAGCCTTGGTAACATTTACAAATATCTCACAGTCAAAGCTATAGAAGGAAATCCTGAAAGAAAAAAAGGGATTGCGGCAATCAGGTTTCTTGGGCAAACTGTAAAAAATGACCCTTTGTTGTTAAAACATCGAATTATCTGGAAAGTTTTCTTAAGAGCACTAGCGATCGCTGTCCTACCCGATCGACAAGCTAAAGTTTTGCTCAAAAACATTCAACAACTATCTGGTACTAGCGCTTTATTAGCTTATATGAAAATTAATACTTAA